A window from Streptomyces sp. NBC_00271 encodes these proteins:
- a CDS encoding NAD(P)H-dependent oxidoreductase — MSGHVQVLALVGSLRSGSHNRQLAEAAVKHAPDGVEVTLYEGLAEVPFYNEDIDTDERRPAAATRLRETAARADAFLLVTPEYNGTMPAVLKNAIDWLSRPFGAGALAGTPTAVVGTAFGQYGGVWAQDDARKSAGIAGATTLEDATLAIPGSVTRFAETHPADDTEAVAQLRQVLSALAAAIEAPAS; from the coding sequence ATGTCCGGCCACGTCCAAGTCCTCGCCCTCGTCGGCAGCCTGCGCTCCGGCTCGCACAACCGTCAGCTCGCCGAGGCCGCCGTCAAACACGCCCCCGACGGCGTCGAGGTCACCCTCTACGAGGGCCTGGCCGAGGTGCCCTTCTACAACGAGGACATCGACACCGACGAGCGGCGTCCCGCCGCCGCCACCCGCCTGCGCGAGACCGCCGCGCGCGCCGACGCGTTCCTGCTCGTCACCCCCGAGTACAACGGCACCATGCCCGCCGTGCTGAAGAACGCCATCGACTGGCTGTCCCGCCCGTTCGGCGCCGGCGCCCTGGCGGGTACGCCGACCGCCGTCGTCGGCACCGCCTTCGGTCAGTACGGCGGCGTGTGGGCCCAGGACGACGCCCGCAAGTCCGCCGGTATCGCGGGCGCCACGACCCTGGAGGACGCCACACTCGCGATACCCGGATCGGTGACCCGCTTCGCCGAGACCCACCCGGCCGATGACACCGAAGCCGTCGCGCAGCTCAGGCAGGTGCTCAGCGCCCTCGCCGCCGCCATCGAGGCCCCCGCGTCCTGA
- a CDS encoding helix-turn-helix domain-containing protein, giving the protein MGDHKEQPLRVGAAVRRRRRALELTLAVVAERSGLSVPFLSQVENERARPSQSSLERVADALGTTAVELLAAADPACSVDVVRADSGAEFTPEAHMRPLVRGHHQLHATEFTGDHEEGRELQHRNDKLMYVADGAVEVEAEGRAHRLGRGDTLYLTGGVRHRWRATVRDTRVVVVEVADHIEAVEDRQTFGRR; this is encoded by the coding sequence ATGGGTGACCACAAAGAACAACCCCTTCGGGTGGGTGCGGCCGTCCGGCGGCGGCGCCGGGCACTGGAGCTCACGCTCGCCGTCGTGGCCGAGCGCAGCGGCCTGTCGGTGCCCTTCCTCAGCCAGGTCGAGAACGAACGGGCCCGGCCCAGCCAGAGCTCCCTGGAGAGGGTCGCCGACGCCCTGGGGACCACCGCCGTCGAACTGCTCGCGGCGGCCGACCCGGCGTGCAGTGTCGATGTCGTGCGCGCCGACTCGGGCGCCGAGTTCACTCCCGAAGCCCATATGCGCCCCCTGGTGCGCGGTCACCACCAGTTGCACGCCACGGAGTTCACCGGTGACCACGAGGAGGGCCGCGAACTCCAGCACCGCAACGACAAGTTGATGTACGTCGCCGACGGGGCCGTCGAGGTCGAGGCGGAGGGCCGCGCCCACCGCCTGGGGCGCGGCGACACGCTGTACCTCACCGGTGGGGTGCGCCACCGGTGGAGGGCGACCGTGCGGGACACCCGGGTGGTCGTGGTCGAGGTCGCCGACCACATCGAGGCGGTGGAGGACCGCCAGACCTTCGGCAGGCGCTGA
- a CDS encoding aldo/keto reductase: MKKITLGGEGLEVSRLGLGCMGMSGGYTGAGTDDSGAIATIHRAMELGITYFDTAEIYGPYTNEELLAKAFAGHRDEVVIATKFGQIDHLVPEENGQPVLGLNGTPENVRRAVEGSLRRLNTDYIDLYYQHRIDPQTPIEDTVGTLSELIEEGKIRHYGLSEAAPATIRRAHAVHPVTALQTEYSLWTRDPEAEVLPTVRELGIGFVPYSPLGRGFLTGTIRSLDQLDADDWRRSNPRFEGDNLEANIRIVEQVDDVAKQLGATPAQVALAWLLAQGDDIAPIPGTRRVANLEKNVAADELVLSAEQLEQLSEVAAPVGDRYADMSRINQ; encoded by the coding sequence ATGAAGAAGATCACCCTGGGAGGCGAGGGGCTCGAGGTCTCGCGTCTGGGCCTCGGCTGCATGGGCATGTCCGGGGGCTACACCGGCGCCGGCACCGACGACTCCGGGGCGATCGCCACGATCCACCGCGCCATGGAGCTGGGCATCACCTATTTCGACACCGCCGAGATCTACGGTCCCTACACGAACGAGGAACTGCTGGCCAAGGCGTTCGCCGGCCACCGCGACGAGGTGGTCATCGCCACCAAGTTCGGCCAGATCGACCACCTCGTGCCCGAGGAGAACGGGCAGCCGGTCCTCGGACTGAACGGCACCCCCGAGAACGTGCGGCGGGCGGTCGAGGGCTCGCTGCGACGCCTGAACACCGACTACATCGACCTCTACTACCAGCACCGGATAGACCCGCAGACGCCCATCGAGGACACGGTCGGGACGCTCTCCGAGCTGATCGAGGAAGGCAAGATCCGCCACTACGGGCTGTCGGAGGCGGCGCCCGCCACCATCCGGCGCGCGCACGCCGTGCACCCGGTGACCGCCCTGCAGACCGAGTACTCGCTGTGGACACGCGACCCCGAGGCCGAAGTGCTCCCCACCGTGCGCGAGCTCGGCATCGGCTTCGTGCCCTACTCGCCGCTCGGCCGCGGCTTCCTCACCGGCACGATCCGCTCGCTCGACCAACTCGACGCCGACGACTGGCGCCGGTCCAACCCGCGCTTCGAAGGGGACAACCTGGAGGCGAACATCCGGATCGTGGAGCAGGTGGACGACGTCGCCAAGCAGCTCGGCGCAACGCCCGCTCAGGTCGCGCTCGCGTGGCTGCTCGCGCAGGGCGACGACATCGCGCCCATTCCCGGCACGCGCCGGGTCGCCAACCTGGAGAAGAACGTGGCGGCGGACGAGCTGGTGCTCTCGGCCGAACAGCTGGAGCAGCTGTCCGAGGTGGCGGCGCCGGTCGGCGACCGGTACGCCGACATGAGCCGCATCAACCAGTAG
- a CDS encoding TDT family transporter, producing the protein MVTAAQPLLSTPAAEVGRRRVTVVRYLGPNWYASVMGTAIVATAGAGLPGDVPGLRTLCTAVWALSALMLVTLLGARALHWTYHRDQARAHLLDPAMAPFYGCLAMALLAVGGGALVVGRYWIGTRAAVAVDAVLFTAGTAVGLAAALAIPYLMVVRHRIRADQATPVWLLPLVAPMVSAALGPLLVPHLPPGQPRETLLLGCFALFGLSLLATFVMLPVIFTRLITAGPLPLALTPTLFLVLGPLGQSTTAVGKFADFAPGVVPVPYDQGFGMLAVLYGVPVLGFALLWLGLAGALVARARRQGMGFAMTWWAFTFPVGTCVTGAEGLARHTGLVAFDWFAVALFALLVAAWCVAAARTARGLVSGELLATPR; encoded by the coding sequence ATGGTCACCGCAGCCCAGCCCCTCCTGTCGACCCCCGCCGCCGAAGTCGGACGCCGACGCGTCACCGTTGTCCGGTACCTCGGCCCGAACTGGTACGCCTCCGTCATGGGCACCGCGATCGTGGCGACGGCGGGCGCCGGACTCCCCGGCGACGTCCCGGGCCTGCGAACCCTCTGCACGGCTGTCTGGGCCCTCTCGGCCCTCATGCTCGTGACCCTGCTCGGCGCCCGCGCCCTGCACTGGACGTACCACCGCGACCAGGCCCGCGCCCACCTCCTCGACCCGGCGATGGCCCCCTTCTACGGCTGCCTGGCGATGGCCCTGCTGGCCGTGGGCGGCGGCGCGCTCGTCGTCGGCCGGTACTGGATCGGGACGCGGGCGGCGGTCGCCGTGGACGCCGTACTGTTCACCGCCGGCACGGCCGTCGGACTCGCCGCCGCCCTGGCCATCCCGTACCTGATGGTCGTACGCCACCGCATCCGCGCCGACCAGGCCACGCCCGTCTGGCTGCTCCCCCTCGTCGCGCCCATGGTGTCGGCCGCCCTCGGACCACTCCTCGTGCCCCACCTGCCCCCGGGCCAGCCCCGGGAGACCCTGCTTCTCGGGTGCTTCGCGCTGTTCGGGCTGAGCCTGCTGGCCACCTTCGTGATGCTGCCGGTGATCTTCACCCGGCTCATCACCGCGGGACCGCTGCCGCTCGCGCTCACTCCGACGCTGTTCCTCGTGCTCGGTCCGCTCGGCCAGTCCACGACCGCGGTCGGCAAGTTCGCGGACTTCGCACCGGGCGTCGTGCCCGTCCCCTACGACCAGGGTTTCGGGATGCTCGCCGTCCTCTACGGCGTCCCCGTGCTGGGCTTCGCACTGCTGTGGCTGGGCCTCGCAGGCGCGCTGGTGGCGCGGGCCCGCCGACAGGGCATGGGGTTCGCGATGACCTGGTGGGCGTTCACCTTCCCGGTGGGGACCTGCGTCACCGGCGCCGAGGGCCTGGCCCGGCACACCGGGCTGGTCGCGTTCGACTGGTTCGCGGTCGCCCTGTTCGCGCTTCTCGTGGCCGCCTGGTGCGTGGCCGCCGCCCGCACCGCGCGTGGCCTGGTCAGCGGCGAACTGCTCGCAACACCTAGGTAG
- a CDS encoding helical backbone metal receptor translates to MRVVSLVPSLTEAVAATVPGVLVGATDWCSRPPDLDVVRVGGTKNPAVDRIVRLAPDLVIANEEENREPDLTALREAGIEVLVTEVREVPGAFRELARVLGACGARTRPRWLDEAEAAWARPPVPDRRTTAIVPIWRRPWMVLGRDTFAGDVLARLGVDNAYAHHADRYPRVPLPELRAAAADLVVLPDEPYRFTADDGPEAFEGVPCVLVDGRLLTWYGPSLAQAPSLLSAALRAGPADARCR, encoded by the coding sequence GTGCGTGTCGTGTCCCTCGTGCCCTCACTCACCGAGGCCGTGGCCGCCACCGTCCCCGGTGTCCTGGTCGGCGCGACCGACTGGTGCAGCCGTCCGCCGGACCTCGACGTCGTGCGCGTGGGCGGCACCAAGAACCCCGCGGTCGACAGGATCGTACGGCTCGCCCCGGACCTGGTGATCGCCAACGAGGAGGAGAACCGCGAGCCCGATCTGACGGCCTTGCGGGAGGCGGGGATCGAGGTGCTGGTCACGGAGGTCCGCGAGGTGCCGGGAGCCTTCCGCGAGCTGGCGCGAGTGCTGGGAGCGTGCGGCGCGCGGACCCGCCCCCGCTGGCTGGACGAGGCGGAGGCCGCATGGGCGCGACCCCCCGTTCCCGACCGCCGTACGACCGCGATCGTGCCGATCTGGCGGCGCCCCTGGATGGTCCTAGGCCGGGACACCTTCGCCGGGGACGTCCTGGCGCGCCTGGGCGTCGACAACGCGTACGCCCACCACGCCGACCGCTACCCCCGCGTCCCGCTCCCCGAACTCCGGGCGGCCGCCGCCGATCTCGTGGTCCTGCCCGACGAGCCGTACCGCTTCACCGCCGACGACGGTCCCGAGGCGTTCGAGGGCGTGCCCTGCGTGCTCGTCGACGGCCGCCTGCTGACCTGGTACGGGCCGTCGCTGGCGCAGGCGCCGAGCCTGCTCAGCGCGGCGTTGCGAGCAGGGCCCGCGGACGCTCGATGTCGATGA
- a CDS encoding LysR family transcriptional regulator, protein MGVSAEGSTEGGRSGQPEPVAVGIAHRVPDLGALELLLAVARLGSLGRAARELGITQPAASSRIRSMERQLGVALVDRSPRGSRLTDAGALVTDWARRVVEAAEAFDAGAQALRDRRDSRLRVAASMTIAEYLLPGWLLALRAQRPDTAVSLLAGNSTAVAERLLAGEADLGFVEGLSVPPALDSTVIAHDRLIVVTAPGHPWARRRAPLAGAELAATPLILREEGSGTRQVLDSALGGLARPLIELSSTTAVKAAAVSGAGPAVLSELALGEELSTHRLVSIPLSDVQLRRALRAVWPTGHRPTGPARELLSLTRGL, encoded by the coding sequence ATGGGTGTGAGTGCTGAGGGATCGACGGAGGGTGGCCGGTCGGGGCAACCGGAACCGGTCGCGGTCGGGATCGCGCATCGGGTGCCCGACCTCGGGGCGCTGGAACTGCTGCTCGCGGTGGCGCGGCTCGGGAGTCTCGGGCGGGCGGCGCGGGAGCTGGGCATCACCCAGCCCGCGGCCAGCAGCCGGATCCGTTCCATGGAACGGCAGCTGGGCGTCGCGCTCGTCGACCGCTCGCCCCGGGGCTCGCGGCTCACCGACGCCGGCGCGCTGGTCACGGACTGGGCGCGGCGGGTCGTGGAGGCGGCAGAGGCGTTCGACGCGGGGGCGCAGGCGTTGCGGGACCGGCGGGACTCTCGGCTCAGGGTGGCGGCGAGCATGACCATCGCCGAGTATCTGCTGCCGGGGTGGCTGCTCGCGCTGCGCGCGCAGCGGCCGGACACGGCGGTGTCGCTTCTCGCCGGGAACTCGACGGCGGTGGCGGAACGTCTCCTCGCGGGCGAGGCGGACCTCGGCTTCGTGGAGGGACTGTCCGTGCCGCCCGCCCTCGACTCGACGGTCATCGCGCACGACCGGCTGATCGTGGTGACGGCGCCGGGGCATCCGTGGGCCCGGCGTCGCGCGCCGCTCGCGGGGGCGGAGCTGGCCGCGACGCCGTTGATCCTCCGGGAGGAGGGGTCGGGTACGCGGCAGGTGCTCGACTCGGCGTTGGGTGGGTTGGCGCGGCCGTTGATCGAGCTGTCCTCGACCACGGCGGTGAAGGCGGCGGCGGTGAGTGGGGCGGGGCCCGCCGTCCTGAGCGAGCTGGCCCTCGGTGAGGAGTTGTCGACGCATCGCCTGGTGAGCATCCCGCTGTCCGACGTCCAGCTCCGCCGGGCCCTTAGGGCGGTATGGCCCACGGGCCACCGCCCCACGGGCCCGGCACGGGAACTGCTCTCACTGACACGAGGCTTGTAG
- a CDS encoding PP2C family protein-serine/threonine phosphatase translates to MAEPAVDYAAVFQALPGAVALVTPQLIFADANAEFLRLRGLPREQLVGRFLPEDRPDKDPAEPLLLRVLASLRRAAATGERSIVALQRYDSEDPDQPGVWHERYFNMTNIPVFGTDGRVTMLLHRVEDVTELIRAREVALTLQEAMLPAPRPVGRHPAAVRYRPAAEALNVAGDWYDLVDLPGDRIAVAVGDVVGHGLYAAGVMGQLRSALTAASLVPEGPARALEVLGLYARTVDGAENTTVATAFIDWENHTITYSSAGHPPPALLHGDGTVEFLDQATDPPLAARPQHGPRIQAVAAFREGAVLVLYTDGLIERRGEDIDMGLARLADSLGRHQADDPETLADAVLTDLTPPGDATDDTALVIVRL, encoded by the coding sequence ATGGCTGAACCGGCGGTCGACTACGCGGCGGTGTTCCAGGCCCTTCCCGGGGCGGTGGCGCTGGTGACTCCGCAGCTGATCTTCGCGGACGCCAACGCGGAGTTCCTGCGTCTGCGGGGCCTGCCCCGCGAGCAATTGGTCGGTCGCTTCCTGCCCGAGGACCGCCCCGACAAGGACCCCGCCGAGCCTCTCCTGCTCAGAGTTCTCGCGTCACTGCGCCGGGCGGCGGCCACCGGTGAGCGCAGCATCGTGGCGCTGCAGCGCTACGACAGCGAGGACCCCGACCAGCCCGGGGTATGGCACGAGCGGTATTTCAACATGACCAACATTCCCGTATTCGGAACTGATGGGCGGGTGACGATGCTGCTGCACCGGGTGGAGGACGTCACCGAACTCATCCGCGCCCGTGAAGTCGCGCTGACCTTGCAAGAAGCCATGCTGCCCGCTCCTCGCCCGGTCGGCCGGCACCCGGCGGCCGTTCGCTACCGGCCCGCCGCCGAAGCGCTGAATGTGGCCGGCGACTGGTACGACCTGGTCGACCTGCCCGGCGATCGCATCGCCGTCGCCGTCGGCGACGTCGTCGGCCACGGCCTGTACGCGGCCGGCGTCATGGGACAACTGCGCAGCGCCCTCACCGCCGCCTCTCTCGTCCCCGAAGGCCCCGCCCGCGCCCTGGAAGTCCTCGGGCTGTACGCCCGCACCGTCGACGGCGCCGAGAACACCACCGTGGCCACGGCATTCATCGACTGGGAGAACCACACCATCACCTACAGCAGCGCCGGCCACCCCCCACCAGCGCTCCTGCATGGGGACGGGACCGTCGAGTTCCTGGACCAGGCCACCGACCCACCCCTGGCCGCCCGTCCTCAACACGGCCCCCGGATCCAGGCTGTCGCGGCCTTCCGCGAGGGCGCCGTCCTCGTGCTCTACACCGACGGTCTGATCGAACGCCGCGGCGAAGACATCGACATGGGTCTCGCCCGGCTCGCCGACTCCCTGGGCCGCCACCAGGCAGACGACCCCGAAACCCTCGCCGACGCCGTACTCACCGACCTCACCCCACCCGGTGACGCCACCGACGACACCGCCCTGGTCATCGTGCGCCTGTGA
- a CDS encoding winged helix-turn-helix transcriptional regulator encodes MSNDEGRAASTGASRVNVLRLSGPCERWDERDADFIREILDLVGDKWSMLVIGALAVRDARYSDLDTEIPAISRRMLTLTLKRLQRSGLVDRTAYAEVPPRVEYSLTGLGSSLLSAIEPLAAWSAGQRTEIRRHQDAYDSGVAST; translated from the coding sequence GTGAGCAACGATGAGGGCCGGGCGGCTTCCACCGGCGCGTCGCGGGTGAACGTACTGCGCCTCTCGGGCCCGTGTGAGCGCTGGGACGAACGGGACGCGGACTTCATCCGCGAGATCCTCGACCTGGTGGGCGACAAGTGGAGCATGCTGGTCATCGGCGCCCTGGCCGTCCGCGACGCTCGCTACTCGGACCTCGACACCGAGATCCCCGCCATCTCCCGGCGCATGCTCACCCTCACCCTCAAGCGCCTTCAGCGCAGCGGGCTGGTCGACCGCACCGCCTACGCGGAGGTGCCGCCCCGCGTCGAGTATTCCCTCACCGGTCTCGGCTCCTCCCTGCTCTCCGCCATCGAGCCCCTGGCTGCCTGGTCCGCCGGACAGCGCACCGAGATCCGACGCCACCAGGACGCGTACGACAGCGGAGTTGCTTCTACCTAG
- a CDS encoding ABC transporter permease/substrate binding protein: MPRIPFGDWVNSAVDWLLNHMAWLFDFFKTVFQGTYDGIDAVLQAPQPLLLAGIFAVIAFWLRGTSAGVLTFVGFAFIDSLELWEDAMVTLSLVLVATLIALVVSVPVGIWAARSDRVSGIVRPVLDFMQTLPAMIYLIPAILFFGTGAPAGIVATLIFALAPGVRMTELGIRQVDKDLVEAADAFGTTPRDTLLRIQLPLALPTVMAGVNQVIMLGLSMAAIAGMVGTGGLGGDVNEAIGQLNVGLGSEAGVAIVILAIYLDRMTSALGTQVSPLGRRAAAKLRAAQGLKIWSYRPRAAVAVIGVVVLALVAGGMGMFGGTDSTSTAADGQNVGQGKKITIGYIPWDEGVASTFLWKEILEERGFQVDAKQFDAGPLYTSLSQGDIDFETDSWLPTTHEQYWKKYGSKLDDLGSWFGPTSLELSVPSYMKGVDSLADLKGKAGTFGGKITGIESSAGMMGLLKSKVLKDYGLDKEYKVVDSSTPAMLAELKRAYAKKEPIVVTLWSPHWAYSDYDLKKLKDPKGAWGKGDGVHTLSRKGFAQDNPVVGQWLKNFRMTEKQLTGLEAEINKVGKGKQQDAVRAWLKRNPGVVDKLAPVKNSAAAAETKRPLDVAWFPWDEDVAVSYLWKNVLARRGYTLNLKQMDVGPVYTGLASGDLDLNFDAWLPYAQSNYWDQHKNDLRDLGTWYRPTSLEIAVPSYVKDVKSLADLKGKAGTFRGRIIGIEPGTGEMNLLKTKVLPGYGLDKEYKVVDGSTPAMLAELKRAYAKKQPVAVVLWSPHWAYSEYQLTKLADDKKLFGEGNTIRTISSKKFPEQYPQLTKWIKNFRMSESELGTLESEIKQRGQGHEEAAVAAWLTEHPDVVERMTPQ; this comes from the coding sequence GTGCCTAGGATTCCCTTCGGCGACTGGGTCAACAGCGCCGTCGACTGGCTGCTGAACCACATGGCGTGGCTCTTCGACTTCTTCAAGACCGTCTTCCAGGGCACGTACGACGGTATCGACGCCGTCCTCCAGGCCCCCCAACCGCTCCTCCTCGCGGGCATCTTCGCGGTGATCGCGTTCTGGCTGCGCGGCACCTCCGCCGGTGTCCTCACCTTCGTGGGATTCGCGTTCATCGACTCCCTCGAACTGTGGGAGGACGCGATGGTGACCCTCTCGCTGGTCCTCGTCGCCACGCTCATCGCGCTCGTCGTCTCGGTACCCGTGGGCATCTGGGCGGCGCGCTCCGACCGGGTCAGCGGCATCGTCCGCCCGGTGCTGGACTTCATGCAGACGCTGCCCGCGATGATCTACCTCATCCCGGCGATCCTGTTCTTCGGCACCGGCGCCCCGGCCGGCATCGTGGCCACCCTGATCTTCGCGCTGGCCCCCGGCGTCCGCATGACCGAGCTGGGCATCCGGCAGGTCGACAAGGACCTCGTCGAGGCCGCCGACGCGTTCGGCACCACGCCCCGCGACACCCTGCTGCGCATCCAGCTGCCGCTCGCGCTGCCCACGGTGATGGCGGGCGTCAACCAGGTCATCATGCTGGGCCTGTCCATGGCCGCCATCGCGGGCATGGTCGGCACCGGCGGCCTCGGCGGCGACGTCAACGAGGCCATCGGGCAGCTGAACGTCGGCCTCGGCTCCGAGGCGGGCGTCGCCATCGTCATCCTGGCGATCTACCTGGACCGCATGACCAGCGCCCTGGGCACCCAGGTCTCCCCGCTCGGCCGCCGCGCCGCCGCCAAACTGCGCGCCGCGCAGGGCCTGAAGATCTGGTCCTACCGCCCCCGCGCGGCCGTCGCCGTCATCGGTGTCGTCGTGCTCGCGCTGGTCGCGGGCGGCATGGGCATGTTCGGCGGGACCGACTCGACGTCCACCGCGGCCGACGGTCAGAACGTCGGCCAGGGCAAGAAGATCACCATCGGCTACATCCCGTGGGACGAGGGCGTCGCCTCCACCTTCCTGTGGAAGGAGATCCTCGAGGAGCGCGGCTTCCAGGTCGACGCCAAGCAGTTCGACGCGGGCCCGCTGTACACCTCCCTCTCCCAGGGCGACATCGACTTCGAGACGGACTCCTGGCTGCCGACCACCCACGAGCAGTACTGGAAGAAGTACGGCAGCAAGCTCGACGACCTGGGCTCCTGGTTCGGCCCCACCTCGCTGGAGCTGAGCGTCCCCTCGTACATGAAGGGCGTCGACTCCCTGGCGGACCTCAAGGGCAAGGCCGGCACCTTCGGTGGCAAGATCACCGGCATCGAGTCCAGCGCCGGAATGATGGGCCTGCTCAAGAGCAAGGTCCTGAAGGACTACGGCCTCGACAAGGAGTACAAGGTCGTCGACAGCTCCACGCCCGCGATGCTGGCCGAGCTGAAGCGCGCGTACGCCAAGAAGGAGCCGATCGTCGTCACCCTTTGGTCGCCGCACTGGGCCTACAGCGACTACGACTTGAAGAAGCTCAAGGACCCGAAGGGCGCCTGGGGCAAGGGCGACGGCGTGCACACCCTCTCCCGCAAGGGCTTCGCGCAGGACAACCCGGTCGTCGGGCAGTGGCTGAAGAACTTCAGGATGACGGAGAAGCAGCTCACCGGTCTCGAGGCCGAGATCAACAAGGTGGGCAAGGGCAAGCAGCAGGACGCGGTGCGCGCCTGGCTGAAGCGGAACCCCGGAGTCGTCGACAAGCTGGCCCCGGTGAAGAACTCCGCGGCCGCTGCCGAGACGAAGCGTCCGCTGGACGTGGCCTGGTTCCCCTGGGACGAGGACGTCGCCGTCAGCTACCTCTGGAAGAACGTCCTGGCGCGGCGCGGCTACACGCTGAACCTCAAGCAGATGGACGTCGGCCCCGTCTACACCGGCCTCGCGTCCGGCGACCTGGACCTCAACTTCGACGCCTGGCTGCCGTACGCCCAGTCGAACTACTGGGACCAGCACAAGAACGACCTGAGAGACCTGGGCACCTGGTACCGGCCGACCTCGCTGGAGATCGCCGTGCCCTCGTACGTGAAGGACGTCAAGTCCCTCGCGGACCTCAAGGGCAAGGCCGGCACCTTTCGCGGCCGCATCATCGGCATCGAGCCGGGCACCGGCGAGATGAACCTCCTGAAGACGAAGGTGCTTCCGGGCTACGGGCTGGACAAGGAGTACAAGGTCGTCGACGGCTCCACGCCCGCGATGCTGGCTGAGCTGAAGCGCGCCTACGCCAAGAAGCAGCCCGTCGCCGTCGTCCTGTGGTCCCCGCACTGGGCGTACAGCGAGTACCAGCTCACCAAGCTCGCCGACGACAAGAAGCTCTTCGGCGAGGGGAACACGATCCGGACCATCTCCAGCAAGAAGTTCCCCGAGCAGTACCCGCAGCTCACCAAGTGGATCAAGAACTTCAGGATGAGTGAGTCCGAGCTCGGCACCCTGGAGAGCGAGATCAAGCAGCGCGGCCAGGGTCATGAGGAGGCGGCCGTCGCCGCATGGCTGACGGAGCACCCGGACGTGGTGGAGCGGATGACGCCGCAGTAG
- a CDS encoding SDR family oxidoreductase, translating into MPRLGEPEDLASMIVFLLSAESSWITGQILSVDGGLTMRE; encoded by the coding sequence CTGCCGAGGCTCGGTGAGCCCGAGGACCTCGCCTCCATGATCGTCTTCCTCCTGTCCGCGGAGTCCAGCTGGATCACCGGCCAGATCCTGTCGGTGGACGGCGGCCTGACCATGCGCGAGTAG
- a CDS encoding SDR family NAD(P)-dependent oxidoreductase, which yields MEGLKDKVFIVTGGGSGIGAVTVRRLLAEGARVTAAGTSAEKLARIREQSSEAADRLLTVQFDLRDEGSIASLVARTTDRFGRLDGVANVAAAVSADLMARDQGVDTMDPDVWADMMRINVTGTGLVIRESLPALVAAGGGSIVNVSSLAAWQREAWLTAYASSKIALHALTRHTAHAWGRKNIRANAVAPGVVLTENVRAGRPPRSARPCRRRPRCRGSVSPRTSPP from the coding sequence GTGGAAGGGCTCAAGGACAAGGTCTTCATCGTCACCGGCGGCGGATCGGGCATCGGCGCGGTCACCGTGCGGCGACTGCTGGCCGAAGGCGCCCGCGTGACCGCGGCCGGTACCAGCGCCGAGAAGCTCGCGCGGATCCGCGAGCAGTCATCGGAAGCGGCCGATCGGCTGCTCACGGTCCAGTTCGACCTTCGGGACGAGGGCTCCATCGCCTCCCTGGTCGCCCGGACCACTGACCGGTTCGGCCGACTCGACGGCGTCGCCAATGTCGCCGCCGCCGTCAGCGCGGACCTCATGGCCCGCGACCAGGGCGTCGACACCATGGACCCCGACGTGTGGGCCGACATGATGCGCATCAACGTCACCGGCACCGGGCTCGTGATCCGCGAAAGCCTGCCGGCCCTGGTCGCCGCGGGCGGCGGCTCGATCGTCAACGTCTCCTCCCTGGCGGCGTGGCAGCGGGAGGCGTGGCTCACCGCGTACGCCTCGTCCAAGATCGCCCTGCATGCGCTCACCCGCCACACCGCCCATGCGTGGGGCCGAAAGAACATCCGGGCCAACGCCGTCGCCCCCGGGGTCGTCCTCACGGAGAACGTCCGCGCCGGACGCCCCCCGAGGTCCGCGAGGCCCTGTCGGAGAAGACCGCGCTGCCGAGGCTCGGTGAGCCCGAGGACCTCGCCTCCATGA